One region of Primulina tabacum isolate GXHZ01 chromosome 17, ASM2559414v2, whole genome shotgun sequence genomic DNA includes:
- the LOC142531757 gene encoding two-component response regulator-like APRR5 isoform X2 produces the protein MGEVVVSSEDGMELELQETEVGTGDEQISQKKSSAEGGGNAAAAGASSSSSVVGWERFLPKMAVRVLLVEADDSTRQIIAALLRTCGYRVTSVSDGLKAWEVLKERSRNIDLILTEVKLPSISGYALLTLIMEHRLCKNIPVIMMSAHDSVSTVYKCMLRGAADFLVKPVRKNELRNLWQHVWRKQAANSAADPGPPDESVAQQKVEAMAENNAISNALSSGYRACVQRNRESIEKEIDAQSSCTKPELEAEGADIEHARFPSQQKNGKCLSNDTNVRMGPNDDRTGEAEANKDRDHAKTRGQDKMSDDHSSENNQIRGNSSTEAIDLIGAFGHYSKGDFGCYASNSSTNKFDILPVLDLSLRRSNPSGSVNQVNDESQRLNHSDASAFSRYKNKPLQPSYSISPSTCNNNQQKDQEANSEKQQSNHIPDYNSDTHGPTMTYQKHVSVANIQSGQPEITLSYSLQRNTSLPIPVKGVRFDSAINSYGSVMPTLYCTQTSLSPLPSPVSAHHTEPFPHLGSFYSLERQSSISKQFQNHMDQILINAFDQIDNRQGRKLENLDHRGHSYPENDQIGNNSFCNGNISQHYNKCSGKNSDINLTSVVKGTSECGNEEAIHVYEGASYRSVERQAALTKFRTKRKDRCFEKKVRYESRKKLAEQRPRVKGQFVRRPLVDPQPKNT, from the exons atggGGGAAGTTGTGGTGAGCAGCGAAGACGGAATGGAATTAGAACTCCAAGAAACAGAGGTTGGAACAGGGGATGAGCAAATATCTCAAAAGAAGAGTAGCGCAGAAGGTGGTGGAAACGCAGCCGCCGCgggtgcttcttcttcttcttctgtcGTTGGGTGGGAGAGGTTTCTTCCAAAAATGGCGGTTAGGGTGCTGTTGGTGGAAGCTGATGATTCCACCAGGCAGATTATTGCCGCCCTTCTCAGAACATGCGGTTACAGAG TTACTTCAGTGTCCGATGGCTTAAAAGCATGGGAAGTTTTGAAAGAAAGATCCCGCAACATAGATCTTATTTTGACAGAAGTTAAATTGCCCTCGATCTCTGGATACGCTCTTCTCACCTTAATTATGGAGCACCGTTTATGCAAAAATATTCCAGTAATAA TGATGTCCGCACACGACTCGGTTAGTACTGTCTATAAATGCATGTTGAGAGGAGCAGCTGACTTTCTTGTAAAACCAGTGAGGAAAAACGAGCTGAGGAACTTGTGGCAGCACGTCTGGAGGAAACAAGCA GCAAATAGTGCTGCTGACCCGGGACCTCCAGATGAGAGTGTAGCTCAACAGAAGGTTGAAGCGATGGCTGAAAATAATGCTATTAGTAATGCTCTTTCGAGTGGTTATAGGGCTTGCGTTCAGAGAAATAGGGAAAGCATTGAAAAAGAAATCGATGCTCAG AGTTCCTGCACAAAACCAGAGTTAGAGGCCGAGGGAGCAGATATTGAACATGCCCGTTTCCCATCACAGCAAAAAAATGGTAAATGTCTTTCCAATGACACGAATGTTCGTATGGGACCAAATGATGATAGAACTGGAG AGGCTGAGGCCAACAAAGACAGGGATCATGCCAAAACACGAGGACAAGACAAGATGTCTGATGACCATAGTTCTGAGAATAATCAGATACGTGGGAATTCTTCCACAGAGGCCATCGATTTAATTGGAGCTTTTGGTCATTATAGTAAAGGTGATTTTGGATGCTATGCGTCAAATTCTAGCACAAACAAGTTTGACATTTTGCCAGTGTTGGATCTTTCTTTGAGAAGATCTAACCCCAGTGGATCTGTGAATCAAGTAAATGATGAGAGCCAAAGGTTAAACCACTCTGATGCTTCCGCCTTCTCCAG GTACAAAAACAAGCCACTGCAGCCGAGTTACTCGATATCACCAAGCACTTGTAACAATAATCAACAAAAAGACCAAGAAGCCAATTCCGAAAAACAACAATCCAATCATATCCCAGACTATAATTCCGATACACATGGCCCTACAATGACCTATCAAAAACATGTTTCTGTGGCTAATATTCAATCAGGACAACCCGAAATCACATTATCTTATTCCCTGCAGAGAAATACATCTCTTCCTATTCCAGTTAAGGGTGTaagatttgatagtgctataAATTCTTATGGTTCTGTGATGCCTACGTTATATTGTACGCAAACGAGCCTATCACCGTTGCCTAGTCCAGTTTCAGCACACCATACGGAACCATTCCCTCATCTGGGTTCGTTTTATTCGTTAGAACGACAATCCTCAATTTCTAAGCAATTTCAGAATCATATGGATCAAATATTGATTAATGCTTTCGATCAGATAGATAACAGACAGGGTCGAAAATTGGAGAATTTGGATCATCGAGGGCACAGTTATCCTGAGAATGATCAGATAGGGAATAACAGTTTCTGTAATGGAAATATCAGCCAACATTATAACAAATGTTCAGGAAAAAATAGCGACATTAATTTGACTTCGGTTGTTAAAGGGACGTCAGAATGTGGTAATGAAGAGGCTATCCATGTTTATGAAGGGGCCTCTTATAGATCTGTGGAAAGACAAGCAGCTCTTACGAAATTCAGGACGAAGAGGAAAGATAGATGCTTTGAGAAGAAG GTGCGATACGAGAGCAGAAAGAAGCTGGCTGAGCAACGGCCACGTGTTAAGGGGCAGTTTGTTCGTCGACCGCTTGTTGATCCACAACCCAAAAACACTTAA
- the LOC142531757 gene encoding two-component response regulator-like APRR5 isoform X1, giving the protein MGEVVVSSEDGMELELQETEVGTGDEQISQKKSSAEGGGNAAAAGASSSSSVVGWERFLPKMAVRVLLVEADDSTRQIIAALLRTCGYRVTSVSDGLKAWEVLKERSRNIDLILTEVKLPSISGYALLTLIMEHRLCKNIPVIMMSAHDSVSTVYKCMLRGAADFLVKPVRKNELRNLWQHVWRKQAANSAADPGPPDESVAQQKVEAMAENNAISNALSSGYRACVQRNRESIEKEIDAQSSCTKPELEAEGADIEHARFPSQQKNGKCLSNDTNVRMGPNDDRTGGILNIQLEAEANKDRDHAKTRGQDKMSDDHSSENNQIRGNSSTEAIDLIGAFGHYSKGDFGCYASNSSTNKFDILPVLDLSLRRSNPSGSVNQVNDESQRLNHSDASAFSRYKNKPLQPSYSISPSTCNNNQQKDQEANSEKQQSNHIPDYNSDTHGPTMTYQKHVSVANIQSGQPEITLSYSLQRNTSLPIPVKGVRFDSAINSYGSVMPTLYCTQTSLSPLPSPVSAHHTEPFPHLGSFYSLERQSSISKQFQNHMDQILINAFDQIDNRQGRKLENLDHRGHSYPENDQIGNNSFCNGNISQHYNKCSGKNSDINLTSVVKGTSECGNEEAIHVYEGASYRSVERQAALTKFRTKRKDRCFEKKVRYESRKKLAEQRPRVKGQFVRRPLVDPQPKNT; this is encoded by the exons atggGGGAAGTTGTGGTGAGCAGCGAAGACGGAATGGAATTAGAACTCCAAGAAACAGAGGTTGGAACAGGGGATGAGCAAATATCTCAAAAGAAGAGTAGCGCAGAAGGTGGTGGAAACGCAGCCGCCGCgggtgcttcttcttcttcttctgtcGTTGGGTGGGAGAGGTTTCTTCCAAAAATGGCGGTTAGGGTGCTGTTGGTGGAAGCTGATGATTCCACCAGGCAGATTATTGCCGCCCTTCTCAGAACATGCGGTTACAGAG TTACTTCAGTGTCCGATGGCTTAAAAGCATGGGAAGTTTTGAAAGAAAGATCCCGCAACATAGATCTTATTTTGACAGAAGTTAAATTGCCCTCGATCTCTGGATACGCTCTTCTCACCTTAATTATGGAGCACCGTTTATGCAAAAATATTCCAGTAATAA TGATGTCCGCACACGACTCGGTTAGTACTGTCTATAAATGCATGTTGAGAGGAGCAGCTGACTTTCTTGTAAAACCAGTGAGGAAAAACGAGCTGAGGAACTTGTGGCAGCACGTCTGGAGGAAACAAGCA GCAAATAGTGCTGCTGACCCGGGACCTCCAGATGAGAGTGTAGCTCAACAGAAGGTTGAAGCGATGGCTGAAAATAATGCTATTAGTAATGCTCTTTCGAGTGGTTATAGGGCTTGCGTTCAGAGAAATAGGGAAAGCATTGAAAAAGAAATCGATGCTCAG AGTTCCTGCACAAAACCAGAGTTAGAGGCCGAGGGAGCAGATATTGAACATGCCCGTTTCCCATCACAGCAAAAAAATGGTAAATGTCTTTCCAATGACACGAATGTTCGTATGGGACCAAATGATGATAGAACTGGAG gCATTCTGAATATACAATTAGAGGCTGAGGCCAACAAAGACAGGGATCATGCCAAAACACGAGGACAAGACAAGATGTCTGATGACCATAGTTCTGAGAATAATCAGATACGTGGGAATTCTTCCACAGAGGCCATCGATTTAATTGGAGCTTTTGGTCATTATAGTAAAGGTGATTTTGGATGCTATGCGTCAAATTCTAGCACAAACAAGTTTGACATTTTGCCAGTGTTGGATCTTTCTTTGAGAAGATCTAACCCCAGTGGATCTGTGAATCAAGTAAATGATGAGAGCCAAAGGTTAAACCACTCTGATGCTTCCGCCTTCTCCAG GTACAAAAACAAGCCACTGCAGCCGAGTTACTCGATATCACCAAGCACTTGTAACAATAATCAACAAAAAGACCAAGAAGCCAATTCCGAAAAACAACAATCCAATCATATCCCAGACTATAATTCCGATACACATGGCCCTACAATGACCTATCAAAAACATGTTTCTGTGGCTAATATTCAATCAGGACAACCCGAAATCACATTATCTTATTCCCTGCAGAGAAATACATCTCTTCCTATTCCAGTTAAGGGTGTaagatttgatagtgctataAATTCTTATGGTTCTGTGATGCCTACGTTATATTGTACGCAAACGAGCCTATCACCGTTGCCTAGTCCAGTTTCAGCACACCATACGGAACCATTCCCTCATCTGGGTTCGTTTTATTCGTTAGAACGACAATCCTCAATTTCTAAGCAATTTCAGAATCATATGGATCAAATATTGATTAATGCTTTCGATCAGATAGATAACAGACAGGGTCGAAAATTGGAGAATTTGGATCATCGAGGGCACAGTTATCCTGAGAATGATCAGATAGGGAATAACAGTTTCTGTAATGGAAATATCAGCCAACATTATAACAAATGTTCAGGAAAAAATAGCGACATTAATTTGACTTCGGTTGTTAAAGGGACGTCAGAATGTGGTAATGAAGAGGCTATCCATGTTTATGAAGGGGCCTCTTATAGATCTGTGGAAAGACAAGCAGCTCTTACGAAATTCAGGACGAAGAGGAAAGATAGATGCTTTGAGAAGAAG GTGCGATACGAGAGCAGAAAGAAGCTGGCTGAGCAACGGCCACGTGTTAAGGGGCAGTTTGTTCGTCGACCGCTTGTTGATCCACAACCCAAAAACACTTAA